From the genome of Sphingomonas sp. HMP6, one region includes:
- the aroC gene encoding chorismate synthase, protein MSFNTFGHLFRFTTWGESHGPAIGAVVDGCPPGIAISEDDIQPFLDQRRPGTSRFTTQRQEPDQVRILSGVFEGKSTGTPISLMIENVDQRSKDYSEVAKAYRPGHADYAYDAKYGFRDYRGGGRSSARETASRVAAGAVARLVIPEVTITAWVEAIGGDAIDPANFDASEIDRNPFFCPDAAAAARWEGLVDTARKAGSSLGAVIGCSATGVPAGWGAPLYAKLDADLAAACMGINAVKGVEIGDGFGAAILRGEDNADAMRPGADGPEFLANHAGGIAGGISTGQPIRLRVAFKPTSSILTPVETIDRSGAATEILTKGRHDPCVGIRGAPVVAAMVALVLADHKLRHRGQVG, encoded by the coding sequence ATGAGCTTCAACACCTTCGGCCACCTCTTCCGCTTCACGACCTGGGGCGAATCGCACGGTCCGGCGATCGGCGCGGTGGTGGACGGGTGCCCGCCGGGGATCGCTATCAGCGAGGACGACATCCAGCCTTTCCTCGATCAACGTCGCCCCGGCACCTCGCGCTTCACCACGCAGCGGCAGGAGCCGGACCAGGTCCGCATCCTGTCGGGCGTGTTCGAGGGCAAGTCCACCGGCACCCCGATCAGCCTGATGATCGAGAATGTCGATCAGCGCTCGAAGGACTATTCGGAGGTCGCCAAAGCCTACCGCCCCGGCCACGCCGACTATGCCTATGACGCCAAATACGGTTTCCGCGATTATCGCGGCGGCGGGCGCTCCTCGGCGCGTGAGACGGCGTCGCGTGTTGCTGCAGGCGCGGTAGCGCGGCTGGTCATCCCCGAAGTGACGATCACCGCGTGGGTTGAGGCGATCGGCGGCGATGCGATCGACCCGGCCAATTTCGATGCGAGCGAGATCGATCGTAACCCCTTTTTCTGCCCCGACGCCGCCGCCGCGGCGCGGTGGGAGGGATTGGTCGACACCGCGCGCAAGGCGGGGTCTTCGCTCGGTGCGGTGATCGGCTGTTCCGCGACTGGCGTCCCCGCCGGATGGGGCGCGCCGCTCTATGCCAAGCTCGACGCCGATCTTGCGGCGGCGTGTATGGGGATCAACGCGGTCAAGGGCGTGGAGATCGGCGATGGCTTTGGCGCGGCGATCTTGCGGGGCGAGGACAATGCCGACGCCATGCGCCCCGGCGCTGACGGCCCCGAATTCCTCGCCAATCACGCCGGCGGCATTGCCGGTGGTATCTCGACCGGGCAGCCGATACGCTTACGCGTCGCGTTCAAGCCGACCTCGTCGATCCTGACCCCTGTCGAGACGATCGACCGGAGTGGAGCCGCGACCGAAATCCTGACCAAGGGTAGGCACGATCCGTGCGTTGGGATTCGTGGCGCACCGGTGGTAGCGGCGATGGTAGCGCTGGTTCTGGCGGACCATAAACTCCGGCATCGCGGGCAAGTCGGATAA
- a CDS encoding adenylosuccinate synthase: protein MANVAVIGAQWGDEGKGKIVDWLAERADVVVRFQGGHNAGHTLVVGEKVYKLSLLPSGIVRGTPSVIGNGVVLDPWALKAEVEKLRGQGVTITPDTLMVSDTCALILPFHRDLDSLREDASGAGKIGTTRRGIGPAYEDKVGRRAIRVCDLAHLDALGPQLDRLTAHHDALRAGFGEPPVDREALIAELREIAPFVLPFAKPTWRDLNALRARGRRILFEGAQGVLLDVDHGTYPFVTSSNTIAGTAAGGSGLGPSAVGFVLGIAKAYTTRVGSGPFPTELEDATGERLGERGHEFGTVTGRKRRCGWFDAVLVRQSAAVGGITGIALTKIDVLDGFDEVRICTGYSLRGETLDYYPAHAADQADVVPIYETMPGWQETTAGARSWADLPAQAIKYIRRIEELIRCPVALVSTSPEREDTILVRDPFAD from the coding sequence TTGGCCAACGTAGCAGTGATCGGCGCCCAATGGGGCGATGAAGGCAAAGGCAAGATCGTCGACTGGCTCGCCGAGCGCGCCGATGTCGTCGTGCGCTTTCAGGGCGGGCACAACGCCGGGCATACGCTCGTCGTTGGCGAGAAGGTGTATAAGCTCTCCTTGCTGCCCTCGGGCATCGTGCGCGGGACGCCGTCGGTGATCGGCAATGGCGTGGTGCTCGATCCGTGGGCGCTGAAGGCCGAGGTCGAGAAATTGCGCGGGCAAGGCGTGACGATCACGCCTGACACGCTGATGGTGTCGGATACCTGCGCGCTGATCCTCCCCTTCCACCGCGATCTCGATTCGCTGCGCGAGGATGCAAGCGGCGCTGGCAAGATCGGCACGACGCGGCGCGGGATTGGTCCGGCGTATGAGGACAAGGTCGGGCGGCGGGCGATCCGCGTCTGCGACCTCGCGCATCTCGACGCGCTCGGGCCGCAACTCGATCGGCTGACCGCACACCACGACGCGCTGCGCGCTGGCTTTGGCGAGCCGCCGGTAGACCGCGAAGCCCTGATCGCCGAGCTGCGCGAGATTGCGCCGTTCGTATTGCCGTTCGCCAAGCCGACGTGGCGCGATCTCAATGCCCTTCGCGCACGCGGGCGGCGGATTCTGTTCGAGGGCGCGCAAGGCGTGCTGCTCGACGTCGATCACGGGACCTATCCATTCGTCACCTCGTCAAACACGATCGCGGGGACCGCGGCGGGCGGATCGGGCCTTGGGCCGAGTGCGGTCGGCTTCGTGCTCGGCATCGCCAAGGCGTATACGACCCGCGTCGGCTCCGGCCCCTTCCCGACCGAGCTCGAGGATGCGACCGGCGAACGGCTGGGCGAGCGCGGCCATGAATTTGGCACGGTGACGGGTCGCAAGCGGCGCTGCGGTTGGTTCGACGCCGTACTGGTGCGGCAATCGGCGGCGGTCGGCGGCATTACCGGGATCGCGCTGACCAAGATCGACGTGCTCGATGGGTTCGATGAAGTGCGGATCTGCACCGGCTACAGCCTGCGTGGCGAGACGCTCGATTATTATCCGGCGCATGCCGCCGACCAGGCCGACGTGGTGCCGATCTACGAGACGATGCCGGGCTGGCAGGAAACCACCGCAGGTGCGCGCAGCTGGGCCGATCTGCCGGCGCAGGCGATCAAATACATCCGCCGGATCGAAGAGCTGATCCGCTGCCCCGTCGCTTTGGTCTCGACCAGCCCGGAACGCGAGGACACGATCCTGGTGCGCGATCCCTTCGCCGACTGA
- a CDS encoding DnaJ C-terminal domain-containing protein, protein MADPYTTLGVARTATEAEIKKAYRKLAKELHPDKNKDNPKASDRFSSVTNAYDLLNDKDKRARFDRGEIDGDGNPTSPFGFGGGGGNPGGFRPGPGGGGFQADGPDLSDIFENMFSSTGRGGFAGGFGRAREKGGNILYKLDVAFIDAVTSKPQRITLGDGKTIDLKLPAGLESGAQMRLTGKGQPGPGGNGDGIVTLTVLPHKFFERAGDDVRLDLPISLSEAVLGASVRVPTPEGAVMLTVPKGSSSGKTLRLRGRGFHRKDGTRGDQLVTLMVDLPVDDDALIEFVTAWKDKDLRNPRGGLGV, encoded by the coding sequence GTGGCCGATCCGTATACGACATTGGGCGTCGCCCGCACCGCAACCGAAGCGGAGATCAAGAAGGCGTATCGCAAGCTTGCGAAAGAGCTGCATCCTGACAAAAACAAGGACAATCCCAAGGCGAGCGACCGCTTCAGTTCGGTCACCAACGCCTATGATCTGCTGAACGACAAGGACAAACGCGCGCGCTTCGATCGGGGTGAGATCGACGGCGACGGCAATCCGACCTCGCCCTTCGGGTTCGGCGGCGGTGGCGGCAATCCCGGCGGCTTCCGCCCCGGCCCCGGTGGCGGCGGTTTTCAGGCCGACGGGCCAGACCTCAGCGACATTTTCGAGAATATGTTTTCGAGCACCGGGCGCGGCGGTTTCGCGGGTGGCTTCGGGCGTGCCCGCGAAAAGGGCGGCAACATCCTCTACAAGCTCGACGTGGCGTTCATCGATGCGGTGACCTCCAAGCCGCAGCGGATCACGCTGGGTGACGGCAAGACGATCGACCTCAAACTGCCCGCCGGGCTCGAAAGCGGCGCGCAGATGCGGCTAACGGGCAAGGGCCAGCCGGGGCCGGGCGGCAACGGTGACGGGATCGTCACGCTCACCGTCCTGCCGCACAAATTCTTCGAGCGCGCAGGCGACGATGTCCGGCTCGACCTGCCGATCAGCCTGTCCGAGGCGGTGTTGGGCGCGAGCGTGCGCGTCCCGACGCCCGAGGGCGCGGTGATGCTAACGGTGCCCAAGGGGTCAAGCTCGGGCAAGACGCTGCGGCTGCGCGGGCGCGGCTTTCATCGCAAGGACGGAACGCGCGGCGATCAGCTCGTCACGCTGATGGTCGATTTGCCGGTCGATGACGACGCGCTGATCGAATTCGTCACGGCGTGGAAAGACAAGGACTTGCGGAACCCGCGCGGCGGGCTGGGCGTCTGA
- a CDS encoding BLUF domain-containing protein codes for MMFDEFGFPGDTDLDHAAPLLETFVYCSRAAESVDDMEVDRLIEWAQRSNADRGITGVLVFGSGIFFQWIEGPPSQVQNLIASLHGDPRHHDIVALDRSVEKRDRLYPNWEMERVGPDQIRTVLQDALDSAEDEKNIAALKRILGHLDSSPLDTLGRK; via the coding sequence ATGATGTTTGATGAATTCGGTTTTCCAGGCGACACAGACCTGGATCACGCCGCGCCCCTTCTCGAAACCTTTGTATATTGCAGTCGTGCCGCCGAAAGCGTCGACGACATGGAAGTCGACCGCCTCATCGAATGGGCTCAGCGGAGCAATGCCGACCGCGGCATCACCGGCGTGCTGGTTTTTGGCAGTGGCATTTTCTTCCAATGGATTGAAGGGCCGCCTTCGCAGGTGCAGAATTTGATCGCGAGCCTTCATGGCGATCCGCGCCATCACGACATCGTCGCGCTGGACCGGAGTGTGGAGAAGCGCGACCGTCTGTATCCGAATTGGGAGATGGAGCGGGTCGGGCCCGACCAAATCCGCACGGTGTTGCAGGATGCGCTCGACAGCGCCGAAGACGAAAAGAACATCGCGGCACTGAAGCGGATTCTCGGGCATCTCGATTCGAGCCCGCTGGATACCCTTGGGCGAAAGTAG
- a CDS encoding alpha/beta fold hydrolase, whose product MEGRTQEAPVPGKTDIAYGADPLQHLDFWRAKAPDAPLVIFVHGGGWKRGDKSNTTGAAKVSHSLAAGYAFASIDYRLVPAATVEQQAQDVADAVAALRGQAAKLGFDPTRIVLMGHSAGAHLAALVGTDPRYFAKAGMKPAAVRGVILLDGAAYDVPRQIAEGGNFMHDTYVQAFGSDPARQKALSPTFQVAAPNAPDFLILHIARDDGTAQSTALGAALRAAGTPAEVKAVEGKGLRGHMEINRKLGEPDYPATALVDAYLKRHFVR is encoded by the coding sequence ATGGAGGGGCGGACGCAGGAGGCCCCGGTGCCCGGCAAGACCGACATCGCTTATGGTGCCGATCCGCTCCAGCATCTCGATTTCTGGCGTGCAAAGGCGCCCGACGCACCGCTGGTGATCTTCGTCCACGGCGGCGGATGGAAGCGCGGCGACAAGTCGAACACCACCGGCGCGGCCAAGGTCTCGCATTCGCTCGCGGCGGGGTACGCCTTCGCGTCGATCGATTATCGGCTGGTTCCTGCCGCAACGGTCGAACAGCAAGCGCAGGACGTCGCCGATGCGGTGGCCGCGCTGCGCGGACAAGCCGCGAAGCTGGGGTTCGACCCAACCCGCATCGTGCTGATGGGGCATAGCGCGGGTGCGCATCTGGCGGCGCTGGTCGGCACCGATCCGCGCTACTTCGCCAAGGCCGGAATGAAGCCCGCTGCCGTGCGCGGCGTGATCCTGCTCGACGGGGCGGCGTATGACGTGCCGCGCCAGATCGCCGAGGGCGGTAATTTCATGCACGACACCTATGTGCAGGCGTTCGGCAGCGATCCCGCCCGGCAGAAAGCGCTGTCCCCGACCTTTCAGGTCGCCGCACCCAATGCCCCCGATTTCCTGATCCTCCACATCGCGCGCGACGACGGCACGGCGCAATCGACCGCGCTCGGCGCGGCGCTGCGCGCGGCAGGCACACCAGCCGAGGTGAAGGCGGTCGAGGGCAAGGGGCTGCGCGGCCATATGGAGATCAACCGCAAGCTCGGCGAACCCGATTATCCCGCAACCGCGCTGGTCGATGCGTATCTGAAGCGCCACTTCGTGCGGTAG
- a CDS encoding YihY/virulence factor BrkB family protein produces the protein MSDISPVSPEERAAHGEAGVQPDDVPPAARLPMRAWQVFRRVVIGVFSDGFIHAGNLAYLALLTVFPFFILAAAIASLLGQSTETQRAVASFLHVLPPNVGELLEKPIHDVLAARTGSLLWIGGIVALWSVGSFVETIRDIFRRAYGVKSSKPFWHYRLSSMLVIVVSVVVALFSFLVQGLLTAAERFVYALLPFAQDVAGWIGLSRIVPGLVMFIALYMLFFSVTPSKYRLSKCPKWPGALFTAAWWVSITALLPIILSSLSDYSLTYGSLAGVIVALLFFFLVGLGIVFGAHLNAALAEPPEPGVETARKLTEATSA, from the coding sequence ATGAGTGATATTTCCCCCGTCTCGCCCGAAGAGCGTGCTGCGCACGGCGAAGCGGGGGTACAGCCCGACGACGTGCCGCCCGCCGCGCGGCTGCCGATGCGGGCGTGGCAGGTATTCCGCCGCGTCGTGATCGGCGTGTTTTCGGACGGGTTCATCCACGCCGGCAACCTCGCCTATCTTGCGCTGCTGACGGTGTTTCCGTTCTTCATCCTGGCCGCAGCGATCGCGTCTTTGCTTGGCCAAAGTACCGAGACCCAACGCGCGGTCGCTTCCTTCCTCCACGTCCTGCCGCCCAATGTCGGTGAGCTGCTCGAAAAGCCGATTCACGACGTGCTGGCGGCGCGCACCGGGTCTTTGCTGTGGATCGGCGGGATCGTTGCCTTATGGTCGGTCGGCAGTTTCGTCGAGACGATCCGCGACATTTTCCGCCGCGCTTACGGGGTCAAATCGAGCAAGCCGTTCTGGCATTATCGGCTGAGCTCGATGCTCGTTATCGTCGTCTCGGTGGTGGTCGCGCTGTTCTCGTTCCTGGTGCAGGGTCTGCTCACCGCCGCAGAGCGCTTCGTCTATGCGCTCCTCCCGTTCGCGCAGGATGTCGCGGGGTGGATCGGCCTGTCGCGGATTGTGCCCGGTCTCGTCATGTTTATCGCGCTGTATATGCTGTTCTTTTCGGTCACCCCGTCAAAGTACCGCTTGAGCAAATGTCCCAAATGGCCGGGCGCGCTATTCACCGCCGCGTGGTGGGTGTCGATCACGGCTTTGCTGCCGATCATCCTGTCCTCGCTGTCGGATTACAGCCTGACCTATGGCAGCCTGGCCGGGGTGATCGTGGCGCTGTTGTTCTTCTTTTTGGTGGGGCTGGGCATCGTCTTTGGTGCGCATTTGAACGCGGCACTGGCGGAACCCCCCGAACCGGGAGTAGAGACCGCGCGGAAACTGACGGAGGCGACGAGCGCGTGA
- a CDS encoding transglutaminase family protein yields the protein MIYEIRHITRFDYGANVKFARCNLRLKPIHWSGQDLLDYQLTISPSGRVSPARAEAGLANVMRMVVDEPVRHLTIESVSRIAVDRPVPMPANGSPALAEIAAAARASRDPSPAGPASYLFPSPLIPLDRDIAQWCAQDLQPDRPALDAAIALAQRIQNDFAFDPTATLVDTPPHEAFMKRGGVCQDFAQIMITGLRAAGLPAAYASGYIRTIPPPGQARLVGADATHAWVLLWCGAELGWVGVDPTNGIWMAGDHIVMAIGRDYGEIAPIDGVVLGSSAQKMDVSVDVAPEMVG from the coding sequence TTGATCTACGAAATCCGCCATATCACCCGCTTCGATTACGGGGCGAACGTCAAGTTTGCGCGCTGCAACCTGCGCCTCAAGCCGATCCACTGGTCGGGACAGGATCTGCTCGATTACCAGCTTACCATCTCGCCCTCGGGCCGCGTATCCCCAGCGCGGGCGGAGGCGGGGCTCGCCAATGTCATGCGGATGGTGGTGGACGAGCCGGTGCGGCATCTGACGATCGAAAGCGTGTCGCGCATCGCGGTCGACCGCCCCGTGCCGATGCCCGCGAACGGATCGCCCGCGCTGGCTGAGATCGCCGCCGCCGCGCGCGCCAGTCGCGATCCGTCGCCGGCTGGCCCGGCCAGTTACCTCTTCCCCTCGCCGCTGATCCCGCTCGACCGCGATATCGCGCAGTGGTGCGCGCAGGATCTGCAGCCCGACCGCCCCGCGCTCGACGCCGCGATCGCGCTGGCGCAGCGCATCCAGAACGATTTCGCGTTCGATCCCACCGCGACCCTGGTCGACACCCCTCCGCACGAGGCGTTCATGAAGCGCGGCGGCGTGTGCCAGGATTTCGCGCAGATCATGATCACGGGCCTGCGCGCGGCGGGCCTGCCCGCGGCCTACGCCTCGGGCTATATCCGCACGATCCCGCCACCGGGGCAAGCGCGGCTGGTCGGCGCAGATGCGACGCACGCCTGGGTGCTGCTATGGTGCGGCGCCGAACTCGGCTGGGTCGGGGTCGATCCGACCAACGGCATCTGGATGGCGGGCGACCACATCGTGATGGCAATCGGCCGCGACTATGGCGAAATCGCGCCGATCGACGGCGTCGTGTTGGGTTCGAGCGCGCAGAAGATGGATGTCAGCGTCGATGTCGCGCCGGAGATGGTGGGGTAG
- the fabI gene encoding enoyl-ACP reductase FabI, which translates to MAGKRGLIMGLANDRSLAWGIAKKLSEAGAELAFSYQGEAMEKRVRPLAEQLGVARLFDCDVADMGALDATFEALAVEWPTIDFVVHAIGFSDKNELRGGYVDTSLDNFLMTMNVSVYSFVAVCKRAAAMMPNGGALLTLSYYGAEKVIPHYNVMGVAKAALETSVQYLAVDLGRDNIRVNAISAGPIKTLAASGIGDFRLILKWNELNSPLKRNVTIEDVGGAGLYLLSDLASGVTGETHHVDAGYHVIGMKAEDAPDIALA; encoded by the coding sequence ATGGCAGGCAAACGCGGGCTGATCATGGGTCTCGCCAATGATCGCTCGCTCGCCTGGGGCATTGCCAAGAAGCTGAGCGAGGCGGGGGCCGAGCTGGCGTTCAGCTATCAGGGCGAAGCGATGGAAAAGCGCGTGCGCCCGCTTGCCGAGCAGCTTGGAGTCGCCCGGTTGTTCGATTGCGACGTGGCGGACATGGGCGCGCTGGACGCCACGTTCGAGGCGCTGGCTGTGGAATGGCCGACGATCGACTTCGTCGTCCACGCGATCGGCTTTTCCGACAAGAACGAGCTGCGCGGCGGTTATGTCGACACCAGCCTCGACAATTTCCTGATGACGATGAACGTCTCGGTTTATTCCTTCGTCGCGGTGTGCAAGCGGGCGGCGGCGATGATGCCCAATGGCGGTGCGTTGCTGACGCTCAGCTATTATGGTGCTGAGAAGGTCATCCCGCATTACAACGTTATGGGCGTGGCGAAGGCGGCGCTGGAGACAAGCGTGCAATATCTCGCGGTCGATCTGGGCCGGGACAACATCCGCGTCAACGCGATCTCGGCCGGGCCGATCAAGACACTGGCCGCGAGCGGGATCGGCGATTTCCGCCTGATCCTCAAGTGGAACGAGCTCAATTCGCCCTTGAAGCGCAACGTCACGATCGAGGATGTCGGCGGTGCGGGGCTGTATCTTTTGTCCGACCTTGCAAGCGGCGTGACGGGCGAAACGCATCACGTCGATGCAGGCTATCACGTGATCGGCATGAAAGCCGAGGACGCGCCGGATATCGCGCTGGCCTGA